One window of Burkholderia cepacia GG4 genomic DNA carries:
- a CDS encoding NrsF family protein produces MKQSTPELIESLVADGAPVRPLRQPVRRAVGWLLLAALLLLSVAFVHGMRPDLPFRLHERVFVTSVSAAALTGILAAVGAFIASVPGRSLRWALLPLPALAVWMSTVGYGCLTNWVELGPNGMSPGETARCFGTLVLIGVPLTLLLLIMLRHVAHLAPMPVAMAGSLAVSATTGVALSLFHPLDATVMILAWNVGLTVILLIVTVSFGPRLFRWVGSDVRASG; encoded by the coding sequence ATGAAGCAGTCAACGCCGGAACTGATCGAATCGCTGGTCGCCGACGGCGCGCCGGTTCGGCCGCTGCGCCAGCCGGTCCGACGCGCGGTCGGCTGGCTGCTGCTGGCCGCGCTGCTGCTGCTGTCGGTCGCGTTTGTCCACGGTATGCGGCCGGACCTGCCGTTCAGGCTGCACGAACGCGTGTTCGTGACGAGCGTGTCGGCCGCCGCGTTGACCGGCATCCTCGCCGCGGTGGGCGCGTTCATCGCGAGCGTGCCGGGGCGGTCGTTGCGTTGGGCGTTGTTGCCGCTGCCGGCACTGGCCGTGTGGATGTCGACCGTCGGCTACGGTTGTCTTACCAACTGGGTCGAACTCGGTCCGAACGGGATGTCGCCCGGCGAAACGGCGCGGTGCTTCGGAACGCTGGTGCTCATCGGCGTGCCGCTCACGCTGCTGCTGCTGATCATGCTGCGCCACGTCGCGCATCTGGCGCCGATGCCGGTGGCAATGGCGGGAAGCCTCGCCGTCTCGGCGACGACGGGTGTCGCGCTGTCGCTCTTTCATCCACTCGATGCGACCGTGATGATCCTGGCGTGGAATGTCGGGCTGACGGTTATCCTGCTGATCGTGACCGTGTCGTTCGGCCCCCGGTTGTTCCGCTGGGTCGGATCGGACGTGCGCGCCAGTGGCTGA
- a CDS encoding sigma-70 family RNA polymerase sigma factor, whose amino-acid sequence MTDERHPRDAHVRLVRPAAAQAADSKPPPLREDGAPDWSMLMACAQIGDRAAYRRLLESVTPYLRRFVARHGVHPDTVEDVVQEILMTIHQVRHTYAPERPFGPWLVAIASRRVVDALRRQGRHASRELPLDPDHETIPGDGANLMEQAADARVLHEALARLPQGQRDAIQMLKLEEKSLKEAAVATGMTVAALKVAVHRGLKALRKLLDHREKRQ is encoded by the coding sequence ATGACAGACGAGAGACACCCTCGTGACGCGCACGTCCGACTGGTTCGGCCAGCCGCGGCGCAAGCTGCCGACAGCAAGCCGCCACCGCTTCGGGAGGACGGGGCGCCGGACTGGTCGATGCTGATGGCGTGTGCGCAGATCGGCGATCGCGCCGCGTACCGCCGGTTGCTCGAGAGCGTCACGCCGTATCTCCGGCGGTTCGTCGCCCGCCACGGCGTCCATCCCGACACCGTCGAGGACGTCGTACAGGAGATTCTCATGACCATTCACCAGGTGCGGCACACCTACGCGCCCGAGCGGCCGTTCGGCCCGTGGCTGGTCGCGATCGCGAGCCGCCGCGTGGTCGACGCATTGCGCCGCCAGGGGCGCCATGCGTCACGCGAGCTGCCGCTGGACCCGGACCACGAAACCATCCCGGGCGATGGAGCGAATCTTATGGAACAGGCGGCCGACGCGCGGGTACTGCATGAAGCGCTGGCCCGGTTGCCTCAGGGGCAGCGCGATGCGATCCAGATGCTCAAGCTGGAGGAAAAGTCGTTGAAGGAAGCCGCCGTGGCCACCGGCATGACGGTGGCGGCCTTGAAGGTAGCCGTGCATCGCGGGCTGAAAGCGCTGCGCAAGCTGCTCGATCATCGGGAGAAGCGCCAATGA